Proteins from one Gossypium raimondii isolate GPD5lz chromosome 8, ASM2569854v1, whole genome shotgun sequence genomic window:
- the LOC105791864 gene encoding protein LPA3, giving the protein MLLSNPAFAVSSTPHRMVFQSRSHWTEAEANANAVIKGKIGLHQIVGSRRNLKFISRSVSEGEALTEYDTPFPNDYIDLLKQAKRATELALKDGKQLMEIEFPTAGLGSVPGDGEGGNEMTGSMQLIREFCDILVAPEKVTRTRIFFPEANEVKFARQVFEGASFKLDYLTKPSFFEDFGFGEKVKMADRVKPGDELFLVGYPYFNVNEMIVVEELYKEAVMNTNRKMIIFNGELDRIRSGYYPSFFYPKLAALTKSLLPMMETVYYIHNFKGRNGGTLFRCYPGPWRVLRRMGNKYFCVHQQEKMPSLKEVALDILPAA; this is encoded by the exons ATGCTGCTATCCAATCCTGCTTTTGCAGTGTCTTCAACCCCACATCGGATG GTTTTTCAGTCCAGAAGCCATTGGACTGAAGCAGAAGCCAACGCAAATGCGGTTATAAAAGGGAAAATTGGTTTGCACCAAATAGTAGGTTCTAGAAGGAATCTCAAGTTTATAAGTCGTTCAGTTTCTGAGGGGGAAGCCTTGACTGAATATGATACTCCATTCCCCAATGATTACATTGACCTTCTTAAACAA GCAAAAAGGGCAACAGAATTGGCTTTGAAGGATGGCAAACAGTTGATG GAGATTGAATTCCCAACAGCTGGACTTGGATCTGTACCAG GTGACGGTGAAGGAGGAAATGAAATGACTGGAAGTATGCAGTTGATTCGTGAATTTTGTGACATTTTGGTAGCTCCAGAGAAAGTTACACGAACCAGAATA tttttcccAGAGGCAAATGAAGTTAAATTTGCAAGACAAGTGTTTGAAGGAGCTTCTTTCAAATTAGATTATCTAACAAAACCATCCTTCTTCGAGGATTTCGGTTTTGGTGAGAAAGTGAAAATGGCAGACAGGGTAAAGCCAGGGGATGAACTGTTCCTTGTTGGTTATCCTTATTTTAACGTCAATG AAATGATTGTGGTGGAAGAGCTTTACAAGGAAGCTGTAATGAACACCAACAGGAAAATGATTATATTCAATGGAGAACTCGACCGTATCAGATCTGGAT ATTATCCATCTTTTTTCTATCCTAAGCTGGCAGCACTGACCAAATCCCTCCTGCCCATGATGGAGACTGTATATTACATACATAACTTCAAGGGACGAAATGGAGGGACACTTTTCAG GTGCTATCCAGGTCCTTGGAGAGTGCTTAGAAGGATGGGGAATAAGTACTTTTGTGTGCACCAGCAGGAGAAA